From Salvia splendens isolate huo1 chromosome 16, SspV2, whole genome shotgun sequence, a single genomic window includes:
- the LOC121772428 gene encoding protein LONGIFOLIA 1-like, which yields MSSSLRDENRDLRKQMGCMNGIFQIFDRHHFITGRRISSCSSKRLLQGGQHQMGQQYATKSVVEKGVEMQKEKPRISSESSRASFSSSSCSSTFSSLDFNKAIQPETLSLRQISIPESPFQTTSTKAHQPSPTQGTGSQDLRDVVKDSMHREVRSLSIKSQSNDERRGTVMKHIDSPRPLQPFKTEKPKAASQSGVPRGLAKDERLALPRFSYDGRESREVYKSAMKPKELPRLSLDSKTHSMKAFESRLNFLGREMQVENEKSSQVLHLNQELGSHQRTSSVVARLMGLDAFPGAISTDEIRTPTMKSCIKEAFLSQPAEEHNKQIQLNHSPRVSQNTPALPSPKLQSASSVRKPTTFSRFPVEPAPWRQQDSSQCSPKMASKCRKVATTTLHQTSVYGEIEKRITELEFKKSGKDLRALKQILEAMQKTRARMEDERGVAVQLTSQRRGCLEESCPHQNSKLAMWKNNKTFCHPTVKEPRSLKQLDSIVIAKPAKVMEKVKLSVPARLSTVETSHLQNLTPKYHRESSVHSQKANNLIPENRNVKNQGRHLHSSEKKISWSSSELDRVSTTTPRMKVENYSSPGRSSGTVSPRLQQNAVKAESELARVGKYGSKKAMEKGSQNRKNRVKAKDHQLSDDQMSEISGETRYMSYQGDTASVVSESNNSIVSQSETEVTSLARSIKTNTRQDKNLMSTTRERMPAVESVVAMLEQPSPISVLDNTFYCEDSPSPIKKITTVFQDEGQSPDEQWCRQNLNHLMDCTRLNHSFKYNQKLENMGYSVQELTQLNKKTDGASVNHNDSLNPDYRYINKILLTSGLLKDSSIISTTEKLFSSHHLINPDMFHVLEQTEDIREAVNGAVIEKNDKMNLDKRIQRKMIFDLVDEILVRKITSSRLYTVEKKRASPQGLLTEVHLEMDRLCRISDCDLEEEDEMTRLLNADMMHNSDDWVDYSGEVPALVLDIERQIFKDLINEVITGDAMDVTDWPKRHCRKLFGK from the exons ATGTCGTCGTCTCTACGAGATGAAAACCGAGATCTTCGGAAGCAGATGGGATGCATGAATGGGATTTTTCAAATATTCGACCGTCACCATTTCATTACCGGGAGGCGTATTAGCAGCTGCAGCAGCAAAAGGCTGCTCCAAG GTGGGCAGCACCAAATGGGGCAGCAATATGCAACAAAATCCGTTGTG GAAAAGGGTGTGGAGATGCAGAAAGAGAAACCAAGAATCTCCAGTGAATCATCCCGAGCCTCCTTTTCATCCTCTTCGTGCTCATCAACATTTTCCTCGCTCGATTTCAATAAAGCCATTCAGCCAGAAACACTTTCACTAAGACAAATCAGTATCCCTGAAAGCCCATTTCAAACCACATCTACAAAAGCACACCAGCCTTCACCGACTCAGGGCACCGGATCGCAAGATCTTCGAGATGTAGTGAAGGACTCGATGCACAGAGAAGTCCGGAGTTTGTCCATCAAATCCCAGAGCAATGATGAAAGAAGAGGGACCGTGATGAAACACATCGACTCCCCCAGACCCTTGCAGCCATTCAAAACCGAGAAGCCGAAAGCTGCAAGTCAAAGTGGAGTGCCTCGTGGTCTAGCCAAAGACGAGCGGCTTGCACTTCCTCGCTTCTCTTACGATGGAAGAGAATCAAGGGAGGTGTATAAGTCGGCCATGAAGCCCAAAGAACTGCCAAGACTGTCTTTAGACAGCAAAACCCATTCTATGAAGGCCTTTGAGTCGAGATTGAACTTTCTTGGCAGGGAAATGCAAGTGGAGAATGAGAAATCCAGCCAAGTTCTCCATTTGAATCAAGAACTTGGAAGCCATCAACGAACATCCAGTGTCGTAGCAAGGCTAATGGGTTTGGATGCTTTCCCGGGAGCCATTTCCACAGACGAGATCAGGACTCCAACGATGAAGTCATGCATCAAAGAAGCGTTCCTTTCACAGCCAGCAGAGGAACACAACAAGCAAATTCAACTGAACCACTCTCCTCGTGTTTCACAAAACACTCCTGCTTTGCCATCACCAAAATTGCAGAGCGCCAGTTCTGTTAGGAAACCAACCACATTTTCAAGGTTTCCTGTGGAACCAGCTCCCTGGAGGCAACAGGATTCCAGTCAATGTTCTCCGAAAATGGCTTCCAAATGCAGAAAAGTTGCCACAACTACCCTGCATCAAACTTCAGTTTATGGTGAGATTGAGAAGAGGATAACCGAACTTGAATTCAAGAAGTCGGGTAAGGACCTCAGAGCTCTTAAACAGATACTTGAAGCAATGCAGAAAACGAGAGCAAGGATGGAGGATGAAAGAGGAGTTGCTGTACAGCTCACATCGCAAAGGAGAGGGTGTTTGGAAGAAAGCTGCCCCCATCAGAATTCCAAGTTAGCAATGTGGAAGAACAACAAGACTTTCTGCCATCCTACGGTGAAGGAGCCTCGGAGTCTGAAGCAATTAGATTCTATTGTGATCGCAAAACCAGCCAAAGTGATGGAGAAAGTTAAACTTTCAGTTCCCGCTCGGTTGTCCACTGTAGAAACATCACATCTGCAGAACCTCACCCCTAAATATCACAGGGAAAGTTCAGTTCACAGCCAAAAAGCTAACAATCTCATACCAGAGAATAGAAATGTCAAGAATCAAGGTCGACATCTTCATTCTAGTGAAAAGAAGATTTCTTGGAGCTCTTCAGAACTGGATAGAGTCTCGACAACAACTCCACGCATGAAAGTTGAAAATTACTCTAGTCCTGGTAGGAGTTCTGGAACAGTGAGTCCAAGATTACAACAAAATGCTGTCAAGGCAGAATCAGAATTGGCGAGGGTTGGAAAGTATGGCAGCAAGAAAGCCATGGAAAAAGGCTCTCAGAACAGAAAAAACAGAGTGAAAGCAAAGGATCATCAGTTGAGTGATGACCAAATGAGCGAGATTAGTGGTGAGACGAGATACATGAGCTACCAAGGTGACACAGCTTCTGTTGTATCAGAAAGCAACAACAGCATAGTCTCACAGTCGGAAACAGAGGTGACAAGTCTGGCTCGCTCAATCAAAACAAATACTAGACAAGATAAG AATCTTATGTCAACAACTAGAGAACGCATGCCAGCAGTTGAAAGTGTTGTAGCCATGCTGGAACAACCTAGCCCGATCTCGGTTCTTGACAATACATTCTATTGTGAAGATTCACCATCtccaataaagaaaataacaacAGTTTTTCAAG ATGAAGGCCAAAGTCCTGATGAACAATGGTGTCGTCAGAATCTAAATCATTTAATGGACTGCACAAGACTGAATCATAGTTTCAAGTACAATCAGAAGTTAGAAAACATGGGATACTCGGTTCAAGAGCTTACACAGTTGAACAAGAAAACAGATGGAGCTTCTGTGAATCATAATGACAGCCTCAATCCTGATTATAGATACATTAACAAGATACTACTGACATCTGGGCTCCTCAAAGACTCAAGTATCATCTCAACGACTGAGAAGCTCTTTTCCTCGCACCACCTGATCAATCCAGACATGTTTCATGTCCTGGAACAAACAGAGGACATCAGAGAGGCAGTGAATGGAGCTGTCATTGAAAAGAATGACAAGATGAATTTGGACAAGAGAATCCAGAGAAAGATGATTTTTGATCTGGTAGATGAAATACTAGTCCGCAAAATCACTTCAAGCAGATTATATACAGTGGAAAAGAAACGGGCTAGTCCACAAGGGCTGTTGACGGAAGTACATTTGGAGATGGACCGTCTGTGCAGGATATCCGATTGTGATCTTGAGGAGGAAGATGAGATGACCAGGCTGTTAAATGCAGATATGATGCATAATTCAGATGATTGGGTAGATTACAGCGGTGAGGTTCCTGCTCTGGTGCTGGACATTGAACGTCAGATTTTCAAAGACCTGATAAATGAAGTGATCACAGGTGATGCTATGGATGTCACTGACTGGCCAAAACGGCACTGCAGGAAACTCTTTGGAAAGTAG